The nucleotide window TCTTAAAGCATCCCATCCTTGACGAATAGATTGGCTTCCACCTGCAACTTGTCTAGTAAAATTTTTAGTGTCTAAAGCACCTTGTGCAACTGTAACTTTGCTCCAATCTGCATCTAGTTCTTCTGCAATAATCATTGGCATAGCAGTTTTTACACCTTGCCCAATTTCTGGGTTTGGAGAAAAAATAGTTACATATCCTTCATCAGAAATTCTAATAAATGCATTAAAATCATTAAAGTTTAAGCTAGCAACATCTACAGGCATTGTTGCTTCTGGTTTGCAGGCTGTTAAAAAGTTAAATCCTATTAGTAAACCACCACTTGCTAAAGCTGAGGTTTTTAAAAAATTTCTTCGACTAAAATTATCTTTGTTTTGTAGTTTCATGTTGTTCAAATTTTAGTGATTACATTTTTTCTGCAGCTACTTTTACTGCTTTTTCAATTCTATTATAAGATGCGCATCTGCAAATATTACCATGCATTGCTTCTCTAATTTCTTCTTCTGATGGATTATTATTTTCATTTAGAAATGCAGAAGCAGTCATGATTTGACCTGCTTGACAATAACCACATTGAGGTACATCTATTTCTTTCCAAGCTTCTTGCACAGGGTGTTTACCATCTTCAGATAATCCTTCTATAGTTGTAATTTTTACATCATCTAATAGTGAAACTTTCATTTGACAACTTCTTACAGCTGTTCCATCTAAATGAACAGTGCAAGCACCACATTGTGCAATACCACAACCAAACTTTGTACCAACTAAATTTAGTTCATCTCTTAAAACCCATAAAAGGGGAGTGTCTTCATCTGCAGTAACAGACTGATTTTTTCCATTAATATTTAAAGTATAGTTTGGCATAAGAAGTATTTTTAGAATTGGATTTGTAAGTTACAAAAATTTCTAATTGAAAATAATGCCAGAAATAATTTAACAGTTCTATAATTTAATTCTCTGAACTATAGAAATCGAAACCTAAGGTTGGTTTGTAATTGGCATCAAATAAAGTGGCATTGTCCCAATGAGAACCTTGGCCCCACCTAGTAGAGCAATTGTTAGAAACCCAAGCAGGCTCCCAATAAACTAAACCTGAACCACCTGCATTTTTTATGGCTGTTTTTAAGTCTAATAGATATTTTAACTGCCCAACTTGAGTGGCATCATACCCAGAAATTAAAGCATCTGTACCTAAAATATTATTTGCACTATCTGCATTTAAAAGGCTAAATGGATAAGCGGTTTCTACAATCATTAATTTTTTATTGTAGGTATCAATTAAACTTTTTAAAACAGGTGTTACGTTTTGAATGGTATATTGAGACCAATTTGGATAATAAGATAAACCAATCCAATCGAAATCTGTAACTCCATTTTCGTTTGCTTCCTTAAACCACCAAACACCATTTTCTGGCTGAGCAATATGCAGCATTACTTCTATATTCTTGTTTTTTGCTGATGATAAATCTCTTACTGCTTTAATACCTTTATTAATTAAATAGGAATTTCTAGACCAATCCATAGCATTTGCATTGTTGTCTTTTTGTAAAATCATCAAATTAATTTCATTACCCACTTGAACCATTTCTGGTAGCAGATTTTTACGAGATAACTTGTCTAAAATCCTATAAGTATAATTATAGATTGAATCTCCTAAGACTGGTAAATTGTCTACAACTGGCAACCAGGCTTTAGGTATTTCTTGTTTTTCAGGATCTACCCAATCATCTGAATAATGAAAATCTAAAAGTACTTTTGTATTTGTGTTTTTTGCTCTTTGAATTGTTTTTTCTACATCTTCGAAGTTAGAGTAATTGGTCCAAGTTGGGTTATGCCACAAACGAACACGAACTAAATTGTTTCCTCCATCAGCAAAAATTTTGAATACATCTTCTGAGTCGCCATCTTTATTTTTATAGGTCACTCCACAGTTTTCCATTTCATTTACATAGGATAAATCTGCACCTAGATAAAATTCACTTTCGGTTGTTTCTGGTAAAATAGTGGTATCATTATTTGCTTCCTTTTCTGTGGAACAAGAAAGTAATAAAATAGATAAAAAATATAACAAGAGGTACTTTAGTCTTTGCTTAAGAATAGATTTCATTTTTAGTGAGCTAAATTTCAAGTGAAGTTAGTAAAACTTTTATAGCTCTAAAAAATAAAAGTC belongs to Polaribacter dokdonensis and includes:
- a CDS encoding (2Fe-2S)-binding protein; translation: MPNYTLNINGKNQSVTADEDTPLLWVLRDELNLVGTKFGCGIAQCGACTVHLDGTAVRSCQMKVSLLDDVKITTIEGLSEDGKHPVQEAWKEIDVPQCGYCQAGQIMTASAFLNENNNPSEEEIREAMHGNICRCASYNRIEKAVKVAAEKM
- a CDS encoding glycoside hydrolase family 53 protein, with translation MKSILKQRLKYLLLYFLSILLLSCSTEKEANNDTTILPETTESEFYLGADLSYVNEMENCGVTYKNKDGDSEDVFKIFADGGNNLVRVRLWHNPTWTNYSNFEDVEKTIQRAKNTNTKVLLDFHYSDDWVDPEKQEIPKAWLPVVDNLPVLGDSIYNYTYRILDKLSRKNLLPEMVQVGNEINLMILQKDNNANAMDWSRNSYLINKGIKAVRDLSSAKNKNIEVMLHIAQPENGVWWFKEANENGVTDFDWIGLSYYPNWSQYTIQNVTPVLKSLIDTYNKKLMIVETAYPFSLLNADSANNILGTDALISGYDATQVGQLKYLLDLKTAIKNAGGSGLVYWEPAWVSNNCSTRWGQGSHWDNATLFDANYKPTLGFDFYSSEN